Within the Microcebus murinus isolate Inina chromosome 16, M.murinus_Inina_mat1.0, whole genome shotgun sequence genome, the region acaaagtttctcttagacaggaggaataaattctggagatccgttggtaactataattaataataatatatagtacatgtgaaaattgctaaaagagtagattttaaatattctccttCCAAAAGTGAAATGTGaaatgatggatatattaattcgCTTGATCTAATCATTCTATAGTGTATACATACACCAAAACATCacgttgtataccataaatatatacaatttgtcaTTTGcccattaaaacattaaaatacaacTCAAAATTGAGGGGACAGCAAcaattataaatctttaaaatgcagAGGAAGGGATTACTAAagataaaatgcattattaaagAATAGTGCAGAGAATTAGAATAGtgcaaagaattagaaaactgagaaacagaAGTGATAAATTTGAGATTTGattattttaaggagaaaagaacCCACATAGAATTGGAAACCCATTAGCTTGCCTAATGAAGAAAAAGTGAGAGGAAAATGCAGATATCTGACGTTAGAAATTAGAAGGGGGAAGTCACCACAGatgcagaggaaataaaaataattataagagcATGCAAATTGGTATGCTTTGCTGAAtggggtgtatatatattatatttaggtCAAAAAGTATATGCTATTCTAAATATATGTTTAGCATGAAAACTGCTTGCATGTAAAAATCAACAGCTTTCTTATATTCCAAAAATAACCAGTTGGAAAATGTCACAGGGAATAGAGTCAATAAGAAAGTTACTGAACTATGGGAAGAAAAGTACTAACCTTTTATCAAGGTATTTATTCAATGTATTTAACAAGCCGTTAGACAATATAAGGCTTACTGTTTGCTGGGTACATTTGATCCTTAACAACCCTAGAAGGTAGGTTTGATTATATccgcattttacagatgaagaaactgaggcccagagaggttaagtagcttgaCCAAAGCCAcgcagctggtaagtggcaggaCCAGGATTCAAAACGGAGTCAGTTTCCGGCATCTGTGCTGGTTCTGATCGTGCTGGGCGGTGAATGAGTGCAGAGGGGCACGGTGTTCCGGGAGGGCAGACTCGCTGTCATGAAGTGCTCCGTTCACAGCCAGACTGAGCTCTCTGGCAAGGGCCGGCTTGTCAACACAATGGCAAAGTGTCACGGAGCTCTAGGAGCTCCCCTAGCTGCACCGAATCACGCAGAGGTCAGAGTCACATGGAGCTCGACCTTGAGGTTCACCTGCCAGGGACCCAAAGCCGGCAGCGGCTCAGCATGGAGCCAGCCCACCCGTCCCCCCGACACTTCTCATCTGCCTGCTGAGTCTCAACACAGATGCGACGGCGTGGCAGGGCGGATCCTTTCTGACTCACCGCGCCCTGTCCTCCTCTCTTAGATCCAGGAGATGGTCCACTCGGAGGTGGCCGCCTACGACTCGGGCCGGCCAGGGCCGCTGCTGGGCCGCCCGGCGATGCTGGCCAGCCGCATGAGCGCCCTGGGCCAGTCGCAGCTCATCTCGCAGATGGGCGTCAGGAGCTGCGTGGCCCACGGCTCGCCGTCGCCCCCCGGGAGCAAGTCGGCGACGCCCTCTCCCTCCAGCTCGACTCAGGAGGAGGACTCGGAAGCCCACTTCAAGGTATGCGGGGCAGAGGGATGAAGGGGCCAAGCCATGTGGTGCCCTCCCGTCGGCGGGGACGGGTCCCCTGGGACACGGGCATCGCCGCCCTCTAGAAGAGACTAGAAAAGTGGCCGGGCCAGGGGTGGGGACTtgcggccttggggccacacgtggccttctggatcctccAGTGCGGCCCTTTGActgaatccacattttacagaacagaTCCTTTTAATAAATCGCTAACTTTCTGTCCAGGGTGATGTCAACACAATGACAAACTGTCAAGGAGCTGTAGGAGCTGGGGTTGCCCTAAGCGCTCTGAATCACGCAGGGGTCGAAGCCTCATGGAGCTTGACCTGGAGATTCACTTGTCAGGGACCCGAGGGGAGCTGCAGCCGCTGGGCCTCTTGCTGGAAAGCAAGGAAAAGGAAAGTCAGCAGGTGGAGCACCGGCTCCTGGGGACAGCACCCATGGGGGCTGGGGGATCGTGCTCTGCCTGCGGAATTTGTCCAGTGTCCTTGACCACCTCGGTCCCCTGTGTGTCCCCATGGCCTTGTGCATAAAGCAGAGGCAACTCCAACCAatgtggagggggtggggtgagaaCATGCCCTGAAAACGTGGCCAAGTCTTTCTCCTGCGTGGCCAGCGCGTCATCTGCAGTACGCATGGCTTCAGCAAGGCTGTCAGGGTCATGTTGCATGGCCATCTtggccttttaaaatattgtgacaaAGAAGTGTGGTCCAGCAGAGGGCCCCTCTGGGCCCAGGGTATTCAATACTGACCTAGGGGGGCTGCTAAAAATGCCCCCCATTGGGGACCTGCCTCCCCCAGCATCGCTGGAGTCCAGAGTGGTCCAGCCTCTTCAAGAACACATCAGGGATGGGGGCCGCCACCTGTCCGGGCTCTGGGCCTTTCTTTGCACTGACTCCAAGCCTGCCTCCCTGATGGGGGGCATCTTGCTCTACTGGGGAGGGAATCAGAGGCCCCGAGAGGCCGGGGATGGGAGTATTTGCCGGAATCTCCAGCCAGCTGGTTGCAGAATCAAGACTTGACCCTGGGACTCCTGCCTCTGTCATCCTGGAGCCCTTTCTTCTTCGTAAGGGCCTCCCCCCCTTTTCCACGTGGTGGCCCTGCAGAGGCCGGGGCAGTAACCATGGTGCCCGTGCCACGAGACCCTGCCCCCTTGGACCGGGGGAAGGGCGCTTAGCTCCAAATCCTGGTTCAGCTTGGTCCTCAGGATGACTCAGCTTTTATCGTAGGGCAGGCAGGGAcggcttttattttactttttattcaacAAAGACTTCTAAAACACTCCCCGTgggccagacactgttctaagcacataAGTATTTGCCCATGTAATCCTCGTAACAATCTGGGTGGCaggtaccattattatctccactgggcaggtggggaaactgaggcacgggccggttaagtaacttacccagggtcacacagccagtaagtggcagagccagaactcaAACCCAGGCAGCTACAGGTGCAGTTGTCATGTGTTCCCTTAAGGCCCTGCAGTGCCACATCTGCTCAGGCTTCATCGGTACAAGATGCGTCTTCGTCCCTTCATCTTGCTCTCGTCTCACCACGGTGCCGACAGAACTGAGGCTTGGACAGAGGGGTGGCTGCAGAGAAAGTGCCAGGAACAGAGCCAGGGTGCTGCAGACCctgtccctccccgcccctcagACGTGGAGGCCCGAGTCGTGTCCACTGGCCACCGTTCCCCTATCAGTTGGAGGTGTCACCTTCATCTTCCTGGCACACAGAGCCACAGTCTTCGCTGCAGGATCCAGAGCTTTTGAGCGAAGTCCTCTGTCTTTGTGTGGCCTCCGCGTCCCAACAGAGACCCACTGAGGTCTGTAGTGGGCACCCCAACCCCCGCCCCATCCTGGAAGCCCGGAATCAGGTGCCCACAGGATTATGGTCCTAGAGTCTTTCCGGGGTGTGGCCAACTGGCTCCAGGGTTGACCCCACTGGCTGTCACATTGGCCTCATCGCTTCCAGCCATCACAGGCATCCAGGGGACGGAGCCACCTGTCCGAAGTTGCAACTCAGAAATGTGGTGGAGGAGACCAACTTTctgtaatccaggataatctttgGATTATTTGTGATCACCACAGGAAGAACAGTTAGGAAAGAGTTATGTACCCCAGACTTCCGGTGCAGGCCCCCAATGACTGCACATGCTTCAGGTCATAGCAAAGCGTCGTCTAGCAGGCTCACTCAAGAATTATCTGGTTCTCTAGGAGGATGGGCCTTTGCTTTGACTCAAGATTCATTATTGACTAGGGAAGTTTGCAATTCTGTAAAAGTAGATGCTACCTTGGGGCGGGAGGGGGGGAGTGATAGGGATATAAATGATTTTTGTCTGATTACAAGGCAGATTAATTTTTCCCTGTAGAGATGCAAGTGATTTCTGTCCAGCAGAAAAGATTAAAAGTCCCAAAGGTGATAGTTTTATGGCTCTATAGGACATTAACcaattttacatgtaatttacCAATGTAATTTACTAATGTGATTTCAGCATTCTTTCAGTGACTATAAAgacttctcttcctcctgcatGTCTTTGAATCAACTTTATAGTCAATCTGATTCTCTTTCATGAGTTAAAGAAGCACCCAAGGATTTTATccggggtggggggcgaggggcTGTCTGTTGCCTCCCCGACCGAGCGTGGGGTCCTCCTGGCAGTGTTGGAGCCCTGTGGGGGCAGCGCCTGTCACTGCCTTGTGTCAGCAGGACCGGACAGGCACACGGGGCTGTCGAGGAAAGTCCGGCCCGGCCCAGGGCTGCGTGGATCACCTTCCGCAGGAGGCCTTTAAAGGCTTCTTTGGTTTTCTGATTTCCTCTCCTCGGGCAGATCTCGGGAGAAAAGAGACCCTCGTCTGACCAAGGGAAAAAGGCCAAGAAccccaagaagaagaaaaagaaggaccCCAACGAGCCACAGAAGCCTGTGTCAGCCTACGCGCTCTTCTTCAGAGACACTCAGGCCGCCATCAAGGGACAGAACCCCAGCGCCACCTTCGGGGACGTGTCCAAGATCGTGGCCTCCATGTGGGACAGCTTGGGAGAGGAGCAGAAGCAGGTGAGCCCCCGTCCCTTTCTGGGCCATCCTCTTTGTGGTCCTAGAGCCAGGGACAGACTTTGGAGGGCTGAAACCAAGCCCTGCCTCTGGGATGAGAGACTCACGCAGAGTCCTTCCTGggctcagtttgctcatctgtaaactgggaagCTAGATTCCTTCCAGTTCTACTGTGACCGGCTGCGCTCACTAGTGCCTTAACCATGCCGGCCCTCTGCTTCTCCATCTATGAAATGAGAATAGGCACCTCATCCATCTTGTCCTCCAGCCCTCAAAGTCTGGAGTCCCGGCCAGAGCCTCTTACCCCACTGACCATGTGCCTGTGGCCTCCTCTGAAGGCCTCCAGGGGAAATAGAGTGCATAGGTAAATGCAATGACCAGTTGtgtgctgtgtgacttcaggctgACCacgtaacctctctgagcctctgttttcctatctgtaaaacaGGGGTGTTGGTGCTATGCTGGGCTCCCCCTCCACTATGTCACTGAATTTGTACAACACCCTGTGGAGCAGCCACTGCTTCCCGCTTTCCTATTTTGATAAGAGGAGATGGAGACACCAAGAGGCTAAGTGACTGGGCCAGGGTCACCATTGAGAATCAGGGGACAGACAGGATTTGCATTCAGACCTGTAGAACCAGGAAGCTCAGTGAAGCTATGAGCGTAAGAGATGATAATGAAATAGCggataagtaaatttaaaattacagttgTGATTGTGTCATGTGCCAAGATGGGACATGGTACATGAGAGTGAAAAGAGAGGGAACAGACGTAGTCCTGGGGGTCAGTCTCCAGGTGAGACCTGAGGGTGAGCCACCAGAGGGGAAGCACCCCAGGTAGGGAGGCCTGGCCAGGGAAGGACAGGTATGCATGAATGAACAGAGACCAGGATGGCCGGAGAGGAGACAGTGTCGCTGTGGCAGAGGCATTgctggagaggagggcagggccctgCAGGCCTTGGAAGGAGTCGAGAATTTTATGCACAGGAGGGGCCCGTGCGGCTGCATAAGGCGAGCGAGAGTGGATGTGGCCGGTCCCACAGTCACCCACATGGGAGAGGACAGTGGCCTGGACCGGGTGTTTGGCGTAGGGGACCCAGAGCGTGCCGTGGAAGTCACCTGCTTGGATCTGGGTTGTGTTCTGGGTCAATGGAGGTGCCTTTTGCTGAGACGGGAGACACAGGAAGAGCAGCAGGCTTAGAGCCAGGGagagagattattattattatcttaaacATCTCCTTTTTCACATTCtaaaattttcacttattttagaaTGCATTATAGTGTGAATGGTTTATTTGTGAGATCACCCCAAAATCTGCTGGCAGGGGAGTGgggaagtgagacagggaagggaaggcagatTGTCAAAGAAGCTACCACTGCGGGCGACAGGAAGGTGACCCCGCTGGGGAACTCAGGGGCCAGCGCAGAACCCGCCATGCCTTAGAGTGACCCCATCTGAGGTGCTGCAAGGGTGCTGGGGGGGACACTGGCTTTTGTCACTCACTGGCGGAGAGCTGCTCCGGGGGACATTAATTCTCCAGCGCTCCTGGCCTGCTGTGCACGTGGCAGACCAGGCTGCTGCTGCCAGCATGCACCCTCAGGCAAAGGGACACCGCTGCTGTCGGCTGGAAGCTGAGCTTGTGTGTAGCACAGTGGTAAGGGCCTAGGGGATAAGGGACAGGCACTGCCAGCCTCTGCCATGGGGACGTTTGTCATTTTCACTGGTTTGTGGGCATCCATTCCCCTTCCTAAGAAGACCTCGGTTTCTTTGGTGGCAGGGGGAATTTCCTCTCCCTTTTGTACACGGTCTGAGGGGACAGTGGTCTCGGGTGCTCTGTCCCTGGACGGTGACACTCCTTCCCACAGAGGCCGCCTCTGGCCCCGTTCAACGCAGCCCAGGGGCCGGCGAAGGTGGTTGAGGGTCCTACCTCCTGCCTTGGTCCTGTTTCTGAGCTTTTGATTCGTTTTTCTTGACCTTTCTGGTGTATTTTTTATCAATCTGAGAACTTGTTACATATTTATTCCCATCCGATGATTGCTAGATCTCTCCTTTTACTCAATACATTATAAATGGcatgtttttgagtttttttttcacatttttctggcAGATTGTTGTTGATGTATAAAGAAGTTAAGAATTTATTTTGCACCTACCTGCCTGgctaaactattttatttctgatcattttaaattaattcctGGATCTTCCAggttaatacacacacacacacacacacacacacacacacacacacgcatctccctatatacatatatatgcatatgtctataaatatacagatgtgtgtatatatctatcttacaaatgatgatgatgataattttgtttctttatttttgtctcatttcccatatttatatttctaattttgttttcttttcccagcTACTCTGACTAGGATTCTAAAAACATATGTTCAATAATGATGGGGATAATGGTCTTCTTAGTTTCTTTGGATTACTTCTCATGTTTCACTATTAAATAAGGCTGGCTGAGAGCttgtatccattttttaaaatcacattaagaAATTTTATGTATAGTCCTATTTTACTAATAATTAATATACTAATAACCAAGGGAAATGTTATTGAGAAAATtataggaaacaaacaaaaaatttaaaaaaaacccacttctcCCCCAAAAGTTCCAAGCCTGGCTGATTAATGAGAAAGCTCTTTCAAAGCATCAAAGAATAGACAATTCTAGagcttagaaaaatgaaaaccttcaCAAGTCTTTATACACAATGTAATCTTGACAATCAGACATAATAATGAAGCTAACTGTATCAGTTTTGAATGTGTAACAAACACTtccaaaacttaatggcttcaAACAACAACCATTTATTCAACTCACAATTCTGAGGGCCCATGAGCTGTGCTGGGCTCAGCTGAGTGGTTCTTCTGCTACCCTTAGCTGGGCTCACTCATGTGTTTGTAGTCAACTGCCAATAAATTAAGCAGTTCTGCTTTGGGGAGTTGGGTGGCTATCAGTTAAGAGCAGTGGGAACTCAAAGGTTGTGGGTTCGTATCCCACAAGAgtataaatgaaaattgtataaaaaaataaagagcagtgGGGCCAAACTGGGCCATGTGTCTCTCATCATCCAGCAGTCTAGCTCAGGCTTGTTCACATAGCAACTCAGAGTTCCAAGAACAGTGAGAGGACAAGCCCCAATGTGTAAGCACTTTTCCAGTCTCTGCTTGCATCAAATTTGCTCTCATCCTATTGGCCAAAGCAGATCTTAAGGTCAAACCCCATGTCATTGTGGGAGGGTTCTACCAAAAGGTATGGACACGAGGTGTGAACACACTGGCCTCTCCTAAAATAACATATGAATCTAGGTCTGAAATGCCTAATAAacatattagcaaattgaatccagatTCACATACTATGAACGAGTAGGGTTCATTCTAGGATGCAAAGATGGTGCAACATGAAGAGATCTGCACTGTGCTGGATCAAAATAGGGGGCTTCAAGGGGCCCTGTCTTTTTATAGTCAGTGTGCTGGTGTGACCTGGAGGTCCAGAGAGGTGAAGCATATTGCCCAAGAGCACAGAGTAACTTGGCTGAGGAACTGGGATATACCCTGGCCTCCATAAATCCCTGTGCAGTTCTCCCAGAAGGGGGCTGGTGGGTGACTGACCCAGTTTCTGAACCCAGCACCCCCATCCATGCATGGCCCTCGAATCCACGCCTTCCCatcccaggcccctgccctgcgTCTCCTCTCTAACATTCTCCCCAGCGCTGCCCATGTGTTGGATCTTTCAGGCCTACAAGAGGAAGACCGAAGCAGCGAAAAAGGAGTATCTGAAGGCTCTGGCCGCCTACAGGGCTAGCCTCGTCTCCAAGGTAACGCCTGGAGTCCCCGGGCACAGCCCTGATGGGGGGAGCACCCGAGGGAGGGAGTGACGACTGGGGCCACGGGAGTGGTCAGCACCGCAGGTCTTGGAAAGGATGGGTGAGACCGACGTGGTCACGCCTGCAGTTTGTGCATGGTGCACGCTCACTCAGGCACTTCACATGCATCCCACCTCATCGAACTCTCCCCAGACCCCGCGCCCGTTAAGCAGCTTGCCCGAAACTATCCAGTTTGTCAAAGTGTCTGTGCTAGGATTCAGCCCAATTTTGCCAGTTTTCAAATTTTGGCCTTCACTCCCGACCACTGGTGGGGTTCGGGACTCGCGACCCCAAAATACAGCATCTCGTCACCACGCTCTCTGCCCCTCTGTCGACACCAGCCACGCAAGGGGCGAGGTGCGGCTGCGGACGCGTGGCCCACGTAGAGGCGGGTGCTGTCCTGGAAGCCGTCACAGGGGAGATGGCATCTGTGTGGGGCCGCAAAGGCCAAGGAAAGGGGGTGTTTGAGGCCGAGGGAATGACACgggggaaggcagggctgggaggacgGCACGCCTGGGTGGTGCTGGGTCCACCGGCCCGGCTGGGGAGCTGGTACTCCCCTGGGCAgaggaccccccccccagggagAAAAGCAGGGGCTAGTCGGATGGCCAGAGCCAAGTGTACTGGGACCCTGTGTTAGCTCTGCTTACAGAGCCAGCGGGGGCCGGGGCAGAGGGTGGCAGAGCCTCCTGGCCTCACAGCCCAAGTTCTGGCTTGTCCCTCTTCCCCAGTGACTGGTTTCTGTCTCCTCCCAGAGCTCCCCGGACCAAGGCGAGACCAAGAGCACTCAGGCGAACCCGCCAGCCAAAATGCTGCCGCCCAAGCAGCCCATGTATGCCATGCCgggcctggcctccttcctgaCGCCGTCGGACCTGCAGGCCTTCCGCAGCGGGGCCTCTCCGGCCAGCCTCGCCCGGACGCTGGGCTCCAAGTCGCTGCTGCCTGGCCTCAgcgcgtccccgccgccgccaccctCCTTCCCGCTCAGCCCCCCGCTGCACCAGCAGCTGCCACTGCCCCCCCACGCACAGGGCGCCCTCCTCAGCCCCCCTGTCAGcatgtccccagccccccaggccccTGTCCTGCCCACCCCCATGGCACTCCAGGTGCAGCTGGCGATGAGCCCCTCACCTCCAGGGCCACAGGTAAGCAGGGTGGGGCAGCGGCGAGCCCTTCTGCGAccccaggtggggaggggaagtggCTTGGGATTTCAGATCCTGGCACTGCCACTCACCAGCGATGTGACCTCAGCCTTGGCGCCtgacctctctaagcctcagctgtGACATGGGTCTGGTACACCGTACCCGAGACGTACCTGGCTGTCGGGAACAGTTGATGAGTTGCCAGGCAGATTCTTAGGCTACTCCAGGCCCTCCTTCCCACACGCCTTGTCCATCCCAGCTCCTGGGCCACCGTGGCTTCTGCGGGATCAGCCCTAGTCCCTGGCTCTCCCCAAAGCCTTCAAGGCCTGGCTCCTGCTGACTGTGCACAGGGACTGTTGCAGGGTCACACAGCCCCTGGAAGGTGTTCAGCCCAAtgactccattttacagattgggaaactgCAGCAATGCCCTGAAAGCAAAGTCTGTCACCCCGATTCAGCTAAGACAAGGGTTGAATATTTGGAAACATGCTGTGCTGGGGGAAAGGAGGATGCATTAGAAGCAGAGTGGTCATTGTGTGTGACCCAGAGGAAGTGTCTCTGCAGAGCGAGGATGCCCTCCGCATggggtcccctccccaccccctgggctGCCTGAGACAGCGCCCCC harbors:
- the TOX2 gene encoding TOX high mobility group box family member 2 isoform X2, giving the protein MDVRLYPSAPAVGARPGAEPAGLAHLDYYHCGKFDGDSAYVGMSDGNPELLPASQTYNGQSESNEDYEIPPITPPNLPEPSLLHLGDHEASYHSLCHGLTPNGLLPAYSYQAMDLPAIMVSNMLAQDSHLLSGQLPTIQEMVHSEVAAYDSGRPGPLLGRPAMLASRMSALGQSQLISQMGVRSCVAHGSPSPPGSKSATPSPSSSTQEEDSEAHFKISGEKRPSSDQGKKAKNPKKKKKKDPNEPQKPVSAYALFFRDTQAAIKGQNPSATFGDVSKIVASMWDSLGEEQKQAYKRKTEAAKKEYLKALAAYRASLVSKSSPDQGETKSTQANPPAKMLPPKQPMYAMPGLASFLTPSDLQAFRSGASPASLARTLGSKSLLPGLSASPPPPPSFPLSPPLHQQLPLPPHAQGALLSPPVSMSPAPQAPVLPTPMALQVQLAMSPSPPGPQDFPHISEFPGSSGPRSPGPSNPTSSGDWDSSYPSGECGISTCSLLPRDKSLYLT
- the TOX2 gene encoding TOX high mobility group box family member 2 isoform X1 translates to MQQNRTEAVAGAFSRCLGFCGMRLGLLLLARRWCIAGVSPQKFDGDSAYVGMSDGNPELLPASQTYNGQSESNEDYEIPPITPPNLPEPSLLHLGDHEASYHSLCHGLTPNGLLPAYSYQAMDLPAIMVSNMLAQDSHLLSGQLPTIQEMVHSEVAAYDSGRPGPLLGRPAMLASRMSALGQSQLISQMGVRSCVAHGSPSPPGSKSATPSPSSSTQEEDSEAHFKISGEKRPSSDQGKKAKNPKKKKKKDPNEPQKPVSAYALFFRDTQAAIKGQNPSATFGDVSKIVASMWDSLGEEQKQAYKRKTEAAKKEYLKALAAYRASLVSKSSPDQGETKSTQANPPAKMLPPKQPMYAMPGLASFLTPSDLQAFRSGASPASLARTLGSKSLLPGLSASPPPPPSFPLSPPLHQQLPLPPHAQGALLSPPVSMSPAPQAPVLPTPMALQVQLAMSPSPPGPQDFPHISEFPGSSGPRSPGPSNPTSSGDWDSSYPSGECGISTCSLLPRDKSLYLT